From the genome of Deltaproteobacteria bacterium, one region includes:
- a CDS encoding ribbon-helix-helix protein, CopG family, which yields MSTQISIRASEELISRFNALAKETDRSRAYLINQAMEEYIAREAWQVTEIRKALKEADAGEFATDEEMAKLDANWSYSEG from the coding sequence ATGTCCACGCAGATTTCCATTCGGGCAAGCGAGGAATTGATTTCTCGATTCAATGCTTTGGCCAAGGAAACGGACCGCTCGCGCGCGTATCTCATCAACCAGGCCATGGAAGAATACATTGCCCGCGAGGCGTGGCAGGTCACGGAAATCCGGAAGGCCTTGAAAGAGGCGGATGCCGGTGAGTTCGCCACGGATGAGGAAATGGCCAAGCTTGATGCTAATTGGAGCTACAGTGAAGGTTAA